From Oligoflexia bacterium, the proteins below share one genomic window:
- the pheS gene encoding phenylalanine--tRNA ligase subunit alpha yields the protein MSLDKLKTIYKQAEQDLAKLKDLAQLNNKKAHYLGKQGLLKDFLKDISKLSNDEKKVFGKEVNAIKSSLEEKFQDKKVELENKLETVKLASEKIDITLPGKKMPPGSLHPLTIVENEIIDALKSLGFTVATGPEIESDYYNFEALNFPINHPARDMQDTFFVDQKTVLRTHTSPVQVRCMRKSEPPLRIIVPGRVYRNDADSTHSPVFHQVEGLCVDTDIHFGDLKGTLETFIKMIFGSSVKTRFRPSFFPFTEPSAEVDIMGKNGWMEILGCGMVDPNVFNAVIKLRQESSEESSYNPEKISGFAFGLGVERIAMLLYGIDDIRGFYENDTRFIGQFG from the coding sequence GTGAGTTTAGATAAATTAAAAACCATTTATAAACAAGCTGAGCAAGACCTTGCAAAACTTAAGGATCTTGCTCAACTGAATAATAAAAAGGCTCATTATTTGGGTAAACAGGGCCTACTCAAAGACTTTCTTAAAGATATATCCAAGCTGAGTAATGATGAGAAAAAAGTTTTTGGCAAAGAAGTCAACGCTATTAAGAGTAGTCTTGAAGAAAAATTTCAGGATAAAAAAGTTGAATTAGAAAATAAGCTGGAAACAGTAAAGCTTGCGTCTGAAAAAATTGATATCACTTTACCAGGAAAAAAAATGCCTCCTGGGTCATTGCACCCATTAACAATAGTTGAGAACGAAATAATTGATGCCTTAAAATCTTTGGGATTTACGGTTGCTACTGGGCCAGAAATAGAATCAGATTATTATAATTTTGAGGCACTTAACTTTCCTATAAACCATCCAGCTCGTGATATGCAAGATACATTTTTTGTTGATCAGAAAACAGTATTAAGAACACATACTTCGCCTGTCCAGGTGCGATGTATGCGAAAAAGCGAGCCGCCACTGCGTATTATTGTTCCCGGCCGTGTATATAGAAACGACGCGGACTCAACCCATTCTCCTGTCTTTCATCAAGTTGAAGGACTTTGTGTGGACACAGATATTCATTTTGGCGACTTGAAGGGAACTTTAGAAACATTTATTAAAATGATTTTTGGAAGCTCTGTTAAAACAAGATTTAGGCCTAGCTTTTTTCCATTTACTGAGCCAAGCGCAGAAGTTGATATTATGGGAAAAAATGGCTGGATGGAAATTTTAGGCTGCGGCATGGTTGATCCTAATGTATTTAATGCTGTCATAAAATTACGCCAAGAGTCAAGTGAAGAGTCATCGTACAATCCTGAAAAAATATCAGGTTTTGCTTTTGGTTTAGGTGTAGAGCGTATAGCCATGCTTTTATATGGTATCGATGATATTCGCGGGTTTTATGAAAATGACACTCGGTTTATTGGCCAGTTTGGATAA
- a CDS encoding MerR family transcriptional regulator: MEEFRVKIGQTIPNKIFFKIGEVAEITQLEPYVLRYWENEFNFKLNKTNHKQRLYQRKDINEILLVKKLLYDDKFTIAGAKKKIKEIKKKQRQNQLSLVYDVPKDKVLANKNNKNINDTTIKKPNSGILAIKRELNAILDELKLFK; the protein is encoded by the coding sequence TTGGAAGAGTTTAGAGTTAAAATAGGACAAACCATACCCAATAAAATTTTTTTTAAAATTGGTGAGGTCGCAGAAATTACGCAATTAGAACCTTATGTTTTAAGGTATTGGGAAAATGAGTTTAATTTTAAACTTAATAAAACCAACCACAAACAGCGACTTTATCAGCGTAAAGATATCAATGAGATTTTATTGGTAAAAAAGCTCTTGTACGATGATAAATTTACAATTGCGGGTGCAAAAAAGAAAATTAAAGAGATTAAAAAAAAGCAGCGTCAGAATCAGCTTAGCTTGGTCTATGATGTGCCCAAAGATAAAGTTTTAGCAAATAAAAATAACAAAAACATAAATGACACTACAATAAAAAAGCCCAATTCTGGCATATTGGCCATAAAACGTGAGCTCAATGCAATTTTAGATGAATTAAAGTTATTCAAGTAA
- the rplT gene encoding 50S ribosomal protein L20, which produces MPRVKRGFKANRRRKKLMDRAEGFRGRRKNCYSLAAIAVERALDNAYTGRKNRKRDFRRLWIQRINAATRNFDLSYSSFMNLLKKSGVELNRKVLADIAVKDPKGFEDIVNTVKKAA; this is translated from the coding sequence ATGCCTAGAGTAAAAAGAGGATTTAAGGCCAACAGAAGACGTAAAAAGCTTATGGATAGAGCTGAAGGCTTTAGAGGAAGACGTAAGAACTGTTATTCTTTAGCAGCAATTGCTGTTGAACGTGCTTTAGATAATGCATACACCGGTAGAAAAAATAGAAAGCGTGATTTTAGAAGACTTTGGATTCAAAGAATCAATGCTGCCACAAGAAACTTTGACTTAAGCTACAGTAGTTTCATGAACTTACTAAAAAAATCTGGCGTAGAATTGAACCGCAAAGTTTTGGCAGATATTGCAGTAAAAGACCCAAAAGGTTTTGAAGATATTGTAAATACTGTTAAAAAAGCTGCGTGA
- the thrS gene encoding threonine--tRNA ligase, whose protein sequence is MINLTLPNGDIKQVESGSCGLDVAQMIGAGLAKAALAIKYNGKLVDLRTPLLEDGTFSIITSKDPQGQEVIKHSAEHIMAQVVKEIWPNAQVDVGRTDHSEKFQYDFKVDQPFTEEDLEKIEKAMQKSIEQKHVFSRQVVTREEAKTIFKEKGELLKLERLADIPEGEDISIFSHGGFVDLCRGPHVQHAGQIGAVKILDASASYFKGDENNEVLQRIYGTAFSSKAELKDYLTLIEEAKRRDHRKLGKELDLFSVSDEVGPGLILWHPKGALLRHLVEEFWKQQHLQNGYDFAYTPHIAKSKLWETSGHTEFYQENMFSGMDVDDQGYLVKPMNCPFHVQIFKSKLKSYRDLPVRIAELGTVYRYERSGVLHGLLRVRGFTQDDAHLFVAPKQLNEEIFKVLQFVQKMFARFGFHEYEIYLSTRPEKSVGTDEDWALATEALQGALEKSGLSYNEDPGEGVFYGPKIDIKIKDSIGRSWQCATIQADFNLPMRFNLQFVDDDGQKKAPIMIHRALFGSIERFLGCLIEHYAGVFPFWLAPVQLKLLPITQDHHNYAKTLKTELASKGFRVELDDRSEKLGYKIREAQIEKVPFALVIGDQELKDKTVSLRARGQKDMKTYSLDALVAFLHENMEEK, encoded by the coding sequence TTGATTAATTTAACCTTACCCAATGGAGATATAAAACAAGTAGAATCAGGAAGCTGTGGTCTTGATGTTGCACAGATGATTGGTGCAGGCTTAGCAAAAGCGGCCCTAGCCATTAAATACAACGGCAAGCTTGTTGATTTAAGAACCCCTCTATTGGAGGACGGTACATTTTCTATTATTACAAGTAAAGATCCTCAAGGCCAAGAAGTGATTAAACACTCAGCTGAGCACATTATGGCGCAAGTGGTAAAAGAAATTTGGCCCAATGCACAGGTAGACGTAGGTAGAACAGATCACAGTGAAAAATTTCAGTATGATTTTAAAGTAGACCAGCCGTTTACTGAAGAGGATTTGGAAAAAATTGAAAAAGCCATGCAAAAAAGCATTGAACAAAAACATGTTTTTTCACGGCAGGTTGTGACTAGAGAAGAAGCAAAAACAATTTTTAAAGAAAAAGGTGAGTTGCTTAAGCTAGAGCGTTTGGCAGATATTCCTGAAGGTGAAGATATCTCTATATTTAGTCATGGTGGTTTTGTTGATTTATGCAGAGGTCCGCATGTGCAACATGCTGGACAAATTGGAGCAGTAAAAATTTTAGACGCATCAGCATCTTATTTTAAAGGTGATGAAAACAATGAAGTTTTGCAAAGAATTTATGGTACTGCATTTTCTAGCAAAGCAGAACTTAAAGACTATTTAACTTTGATTGAAGAGGCCAAACGAAGAGATCATCGCAAATTGGGCAAAGAGTTGGATTTATTCAGTGTGTCCGATGAAGTAGGGCCTGGTTTAATTTTATGGCACCCAAAAGGAGCTTTACTCAGACATTTGGTAGAAGAGTTTTGGAAACAACAACATTTACAAAATGGCTACGATTTTGCTTATACACCTCACATTGCCAAGTCCAAGCTTTGGGAAACTTCTGGTCATACTGAGTTTTATCAAGAAAATATGTTCTCCGGTATGGATGTGGATGATCAAGGCTACCTGGTCAAGCCCATGAATTGTCCTTTTCATGTGCAAATTTTTAAGTCAAAGTTAAAGAGTTACAGAGACTTACCTGTTCGGATAGCTGAGCTTGGCACAGTCTATAGATATGAGCGGTCAGGGGTATTGCATGGTTTATTGCGTGTGCGAGGATTTACTCAAGACGATGCCCATTTATTTGTAGCGCCCAAGCAGTTGAATGAAGAAATTTTTAAAGTTTTGCAGTTTGTGCAAAAAATGTTTGCCCGTTTTGGTTTTCATGAATATGAGATTTATCTCTCAACTCGACCAGAAAAATCCGTAGGTACAGATGAAGATTGGGCTCTGGCAACAGAAGCTTTACAGGGTGCTTTAGAAAAATCTGGTTTATCTTACAATGAAGACCCAGGCGAAGGGGTTTTTTATGGGCCAAAAATTGATATTAAAATTAAAGACTCCATTGGTAGATCTTGGCAATGTGCCACGATCCAGGCAGACTTTAATTTGCCCATGCGGTTTAATTTGCAGTTTGTCGATGACGATGGTCAGAAAAAAGCACCCATTATGATTCATAGAGCATTGTTTGGTTCTATTGAACGCTTTTTAGGCTGTTTGATTGAGCATTATGCCGGTGTTTTTCCGTTTTGGTTGGCACCTGTGCAGCTAAAGCTTTTACCGATTACTCAAGATCATCATAACTATGCAAAAACTTTAAAAACAGAGCTTGCGTCTAAAGGATTTAGGGTAGAGTTAGATGATAGAAGTGAAAAGTTGGGCTATAAAATTAGAGAAGCACAAATAGAAAAGGTTCCTTTTGCTCTTGTAATTGGTGATCAAGAGCTTAAAGATAAAACCGTATCTTTACGGGCAAGAGGCCAAAAAGATATGAAAACATACAGTTTAGATGCATTGGTTGCATTTTTACATGAAAACATGGAGGAGAAATAG
- the pheT gene encoding phenylalanine--tRNA ligase subunit beta, which produces MKVLLSWLNEYLIDKVDAKTVEESLLRVGIEVDKVQPLGKGLEHVVVAKVKDFVPHPNADKLRLCDVTDGKENYKIVCGAKNFNKGDHVALAKVGADLPNGLKIKASKIRGEESFGMLCSKEELGLAKDDEDGIIVFSDKVNLGELAAKQLGLDDTLFELELTPNRGDCLSIIGVAREVAAALNGKSKSLDYGTGTDDSSVQIEIVEKQHVDCYTLVEINGIECKTSEQKIINRLETVGQRSINAVVDIGNYCMFETGQPMHGFDRDKLVGKIFVRFAQSGEKLLCLDDIERSLNEQDLIIADEEGPIAIAGVIGGARAKVTLESKNILLEAASFDAGLIRQTAKRLKLSTESSYRFERHVDPKAVWPSALKAAKLIIKTCGGHQASTTWYESEQHKEQDYILKQHTISRVLGTDLPEAGECLSRLGMSVQKYGDDLRVEVPTYRHDITREIDLVEEVARIYGYDNFKGTIPRLNTSTSIQDEFTNNNKIKSVLKCSSYHEVKNYSFFSKEDSKLNLFWHKEAIALKNALNEKTEWMRNSLIPGLLNNLNFNYSQQHKGLKIFEISKTYGKHPSLDNTDSPASEKKCLAMLISGKADEKKWYASEQEDLDFFTLKGDLETVFEQYALGQLMWQETQDIEFLHPGKSALIQFQNKTIGFMGEVHPSVCRRYDVPRCYVLEIETQAIENMLVRRKKFKSFSTYPSITRDFSFVVDNSLAAGEFIDFVVKQKIKNCVDVQLFDLFESKKLGKNKKSIAIKLKFQSNEETLQDKDIDKQCDKLLKTIDKQYNLEVRQ; this is translated from the coding sequence ATGAAAGTTTTATTAAGTTGGTTAAACGAATATTTGATAGATAAAGTTGACGCTAAAACCGTAGAAGAATCTTTGTTAAGGGTTGGTATCGAAGTTGATAAAGTCCAGCCTCTAGGAAAAGGTTTAGAACATGTTGTAGTTGCAAAAGTGAAGGATTTTGTTCCACATCCTAATGCGGATAAGTTACGTTTATGTGACGTTACAGATGGAAAAGAAAATTATAAAATTGTTTGTGGAGCTAAAAATTTTAATAAAGGTGATCATGTGGCTTTAGCCAAAGTTGGGGCTGATTTACCCAATGGCTTAAAAATCAAAGCATCAAAAATTAGAGGCGAAGAGTCATTTGGTATGTTGTGTTCTAAAGAGGAGCTTGGTCTAGCCAAAGACGATGAAGATGGAATTATAGTTTTTTCAGATAAAGTAAACTTAGGGGAATTAGCTGCAAAACAATTGGGTTTAGATGATACTTTATTTGAATTAGAGTTAACACCAAACAGAGGTGATTGTTTGAGTATAATTGGGGTTGCAAGAGAAGTAGCTGCGGCACTCAATGGTAAAAGTAAAAGCTTAGACTATGGTACAGGAACAGATGACAGTTCAGTGCAAATTGAGATTGTAGAAAAACAACATGTTGATTGCTACACTTTGGTAGAAATTAATGGCATAGAATGTAAAACAAGTGAGCAAAAAATTATCAATCGTTTAGAAACCGTTGGCCAAAGATCAATCAATGCTGTTGTTGACATTGGCAATTATTGCATGTTTGAAACGGGACAACCCATGCATGGTTTTGATCGAGATAAACTGGTTGGGAAAATATTTGTTCGTTTTGCGCAATCAGGTGAAAAACTACTTTGTCTAGATGATATTGAACGTAGTTTGAATGAACAAGATTTAATTATTGCAGATGAAGAGGGACCCATAGCCATTGCTGGAGTCATTGGTGGCGCAAGAGCAAAAGTTACACTTGAAAGCAAAAATATTTTATTAGAAGCAGCTAGTTTTGATGCGGGCTTAATCAGACAAACAGCCAAAAGATTAAAACTTTCAACCGAAAGTTCTTATCGATTTGAGCGTCATGTTGATCCCAAAGCCGTATGGCCCAGTGCACTGAAAGCGGCAAAGCTTATAATTAAAACATGTGGTGGACATCAAGCGTCTACAACATGGTATGAGAGTGAACAACATAAAGAGCAAGACTATATTTTAAAGCAACATACCATCAGTAGAGTTTTAGGAACAGACTTGCCAGAAGCAGGTGAGTGTCTTTCACGGCTAGGTATGTCTGTACAAAAATATGGGGATGATCTTAGGGTTGAAGTTCCAACCTACAGACATGATATCACTAGAGAAATTGATCTTGTTGAGGAAGTGGCAAGAATTTACGGCTATGATAATTTTAAAGGCACAATCCCAAGATTGAATACATCTACTTCAATACAAGATGAATTTACAAATAATAATAAAATAAAGTCGGTTTTAAAGTGTTCTTCTTACCATGAAGTTAAAAACTACAGTTTTTTTTCAAAAGAAGATTCAAAGTTAAATTTATTTTGGCATAAAGAAGCAATTGCCTTGAAAAATGCTTTAAATGAAAAAACGGAGTGGATGCGAAATAGTCTTATTCCAGGATTACTCAACAACTTAAACTTTAATTACAGCCAACAACATAAAGGCCTTAAAATTTTTGAGATATCTAAAACTTATGGAAAACATCCATCATTAGATAATACGGACTCACCTGCAAGTGAAAAAAAATGTTTGGCTATGCTTATCAGTGGTAAAGCAGATGAAAAAAAATGGTATGCCAGTGAACAAGAAGATTTAGATTTTTTTACCTTAAAAGGTGATTTAGAAACAGTTTTTGAACAGTATGCTTTGGGACAGTTAATGTGGCAAGAGACACAAGACATTGAGTTTTTGCATCCTGGGAAGTCTGCCTTGATTCAATTTCAAAACAAAACCATAGGATTTATGGGTGAGGTTCACCCTTCAGTTTGTAGACGCTATGATGTACCCAGATGTTATGTTTTGGAAATAGAGACTCAAGCCATAGAAAACATGCTAGTAAGAAGAAAAAAGTTCAAAAGCTTTTCAACTTACCCAAGCATAACCAGAGATTTTAGTTTTGTTGTTGATAACAGCCTTGCAGCTGGAGAGTTTATTGATTTTGTTGTCAAACAAAAAATAAAAAACTGTGTTGATGTACAACTGTTTGATCTATTTGAATCTAAGAAGTTGGGCAAAAATAAAAAAAGCATTGCTATTAAATTAAAGTTTCAATCTAACGAAGAAACTTTACAAGATAAAGATATCGATAAACAATGCGATAAATTATTAAAAACAATTGATAAACAATACAATTTAGAAGTGAGACAATAG
- the infC gene encoding translation initiation factor IF-3: MKTWRRNSYVKKTEFKQRVNRMIRVPKVRVIGPDGDQLGILDTQEALRIAQDKQLDLIEISPTARPPVCKIMDYGKFKYQQKKKSQEAKKNQSVIQVKEIKMRPSTDQHDFNFKLKHIARFITEGNKVKVTIRFRGREVVHSDLGLNMLNKISQELEDRCTIDQAPKLEGRNMTMVLGPKK; encoded by the coding sequence ATGAAAACATGGAGGAGAAATAGCTACGTGAAGAAAACTGAATTTAAACAACGGGTCAATAGAATGATCCGAGTGCCAAAAGTGCGTGTTATCGGCCCGGATGGCGATCAATTAGGGATTTTAGATACGCAAGAAGCACTGAGAATTGCTCAAGACAAACAACTGGACTTGATTGAAATTTCTCCAACAGCTAGACCTCCTGTCTGTAAAATCATGGATTATGGTAAATTTAAGTACCAGCAAAAGAAAAAAAGCCAGGAAGCTAAGAAAAATCAAAGTGTTATTCAGGTCAAAGAAATTAAAATGCGACCTTCAACCGATCAACACGACTTTAACTTTAAGCTTAAACATATTGCTAGATTCATTACTGAAGGCAATAAAGTCAAGGTCACCATCCGTTTTAGAGGTAGGGAAGTTGTTCACTCTGATTTAGGATTAAATATGTTAAACAAGATCAGTCAAGAGCTTGAAGATCGTTGCACCATTGATCAAGCACCTAAACTTGAAGGACGCAATATGACCATGGTTTTAGGACCAAAAAAGTAA
- the rpmI gene encoding 50S ribosomal protein L35, whose amino-acid sequence MPKMKSRRGAAKRLKITKSGKIKAKKANLRHILTSKDPKRKRQLRKRMYIAAVDEARVLKMLPYG is encoded by the coding sequence ATGCCTAAAATGAAAAGCAGAAGAGGCGCGGCGAAACGTTTAAAAATTACGAAGAGTGGCAAAATTAAGGCTAAAAAAGCCAATTTAAGACACATTTTAACTTCTAAGGACCCAAAGCGCAAAAGACAGTTAAGAAAGCGCATGTATATAGCTGCTGTGGATGAAGCAAGAGTATTAAAAATGCTTCCGTATGGTTAA
- a CDS encoding cysteine desulfurase family protein produces MIYLDHHATTPCLEVVIEQMNSFHRRNFANIGSIHALGKNSQIAFEAIEQNSLQKTGLSKLKLFYTSGATESINIAHLGLLEHCITYNKQIITSKIEHKATLNVLDFMQKQGVTVIYLNVDAFGRIDLDQLRETLKQQNTALVSFIHGNNEIGVIQDEQACIALAKQYGAWVHMDISQSLCVQPSFKAYKEVDMLSFSGHKIYGPKGIGGLVINETSSKRLPLKPIMYGGGEGNSLKPGTHPTALAVGLCIALAECFDHAQERQKHFLDLKQYFLDQLPSALDGWNMTGKLEHSLPHNIHLNFDGLSQDLVPHLRKIAVSSGSTCSAKSKMPSHVLTAIKMAENRAMSSIRIGLGLHNSKEHMETAVEDIAYAVKKMREKTSV; encoded by the coding sequence ATGATTTATCTTGATCACCACGCCACAACCCCCTGTTTAGAAGTTGTGATAGAGCAGATGAACAGTTTTCATAGACGGAATTTTGCCAATATTGGCTCTATTCATGCCTTAGGAAAAAACTCACAGATAGCATTTGAAGCGATTGAGCAAAATAGTTTACAAAAAACCGGCTTATCAAAATTAAAATTGTTTTATACATCTGGCGCAACAGAGTCCATTAATATTGCTCATTTAGGGTTACTGGAGCATTGTATAACATACAATAAGCAGATTATTACCAGCAAAATTGAGCATAAAGCAACGCTGAATGTATTGGACTTTATGCAAAAGCAGGGAGTAACTGTTATTTATCTGAACGTTGATGCTTTTGGAAGAATTGACTTAGATCAATTAAGAGAGACCTTAAAGCAGCAAAATACGGCCCTAGTCAGCTTTATCCATGGTAACAATGAAATAGGGGTTATACAGGATGAGCAAGCCTGTATTGCTTTAGCCAAGCAATACGGAGCATGGGTTCATATGGATATTTCTCAATCATTATGTGTTCAGCCGTCTTTTAAAGCATATAAGGAAGTGGACATGTTGTCTTTTTCTGGGCATAAAATATATGGTCCAAAAGGAATAGGAGGGCTTGTTATTAATGAGACATCATCCAAACGCCTGCCTTTAAAACCTATTATGTATGGTGGGGGTGAGGGCAATAGCCTAAAACCTGGAACACATCCTACGGCTTTAGCGGTTGGACTATGTATAGCTTTGGCGGAATGTTTTGACCACGCACAAGAAAGACAAAAGCATTTTTTAGATTTAAAACAATATTTTTTAGATCAACTTCCTTCAGCCTTAGATGGATGGAATATGACTGGTAAGCTTGAGCACAGTTTGCCTCATAATATTCACTTAAACTTTGATGGTTTGAGTCAGGATTTGGTTCCACATTTACGCAAAATTGCAGTTTCATCTGGCTCTACCTGTAGTGCAAAAAGCAAGATGCCTTCACATGTGTTAACAGCCATTAAAATGGCAGAAAATAGGGCCATGTCTAGTATTCGTATAGGTTTGGGCTTGCACAACAGCAAAGAACATATGGAAACAGCGGTTGAAGATATAGCTTATGCAGTAAAAAAGATGCGTGAAAAAACAAGTGTTTAA